The Planctomycetota bacterium genome contains a region encoding:
- a CDS encoding PilZ domain-containing protein: MTAPKTPEPPDWFKEFQEVNRASAGPGSADRRRRHPRFEIDDSSITLYREGLLASLGWGKNNLARGALDLSEGGARLLLDRRVRPGTKVRVRIQMERYKDVVEAVAVVRWCYENARKKGEFHAGVMFVKLDDAQRRKLALMRDWFTSPQYKALRESRQRQKGPEIIFPK, encoded by the coding sequence ATGACCGCGCCGAAAACCCCCGAACCGCCCGACTGGTTCAAGGAGTTCCAGGAAGTCAACCGCGCCTCCGCCGGCCCCGGCTCCGCCGACCGCCGCCGGCGCCACCCCCGCTTCGAAATCGACGACTCCAGCATCACCCTCTACCGCGAAGGACTCCTCGCCTCCCTCGGATGGGGCAAGAACAACCTCGCCCGCGGCGCCCTCGACCTTTCCGAAGGCGGCGCCCGCCTCCTCCTCGACCGCCGCGTCCGCCCCGGCACCAAAGTCCGCGTCCGCATCCAGATGGAACGCTACAAGGACGTCGTCGAAGCCGTCGCCGTGGTCCGCTGGTGCTACGAGAACGCCCGCAAGAAAGGCGAGTTCCACGCCGGCGTCATGTTCGTCAAGCTCGACGACGCCCAGCGCCGCAAGCTCGCCCTCATGCGCGACTGGTTCACCTCGCCCCAGTACAAGGCGCTCCGCGAAAGCCGCCAGCGCCAGAAGGGCCCCGAAATCATCTTCCCGAAATGA
- a CDS encoding PilZ domain-containing protein: protein MNTSRDGGTPEWFQEFQNLNRSTTSARRPEDRRRFPRFEIDEASGTLQTAGLLGLLRWGRRNLARCAVDLAEGGARLLLHRRVAPGTKVRVRIEMERYKDAVEAAGVVRWCYQSARRKDDFHAGVMFVNLDPAQQKKVALMRDWFTSPQYKALRETRLRSKGPEIIFPK from the coding sequence ATGAACACGTCTCGGGACGGCGGGACGCCGGAATGGTTCCAGGAGTTCCAAAACCTGAATCGTTCGACGACCTCCGCCCGGCGGCCCGAAGACCGCCGCCGCTTCCCCCGGTTCGAAATCGATGAGGCCTCCGGAACCCTCCAGACCGCCGGGCTCCTGGGCCTCCTGCGCTGGGGCCGCCGGAACCTCGCCCGCTGCGCCGTGGACCTGGCCGAAGGCGGCGCCCGCCTCCTCCTCCACCGCCGCGTCGCCCCCGGCACCAAAGTCCGCGTCCGCATCGAAATGGAACGCTACAAGGACGCCGTCGAGGCCGCCGGCGTCGTCCGCTGGTGCTACCAGAGCGCCCGCCGCAAGGACGACTTCCACGCCGGCGTCATGTTCGTCAACCTCGATCCCGCCCAGCAGAAAAAAGTCGCCCTCATGCGCGACTGGTTCACCTCGCCCCAGTACAAGGCGCTCCGCGAAACGCGCCTGCGGTCGAAAGGACCCGAAATCATCTTCCCGAAGTGA